One segment of Streptosporangium brasiliense DNA contains the following:
- a CDS encoding Na+/H+ antiporter — protein sequence MNQASVLQMLVVPVIAIAVAAVARRRGWPVPLLLVSAGLVLSPLVPEYELDAELVLLVFLPPLLYSAAIDSSYLRLKAVLRPVALLSVGLVLFTTLVIGWVVHLLMPGLPMAAAFALGAIVAPPDAVAAVAVARRLGLPRKVVTILVGESLFNDATALTAYRVAIAAAVGAGVTWLDAAGKLLYSAVGGVVVGVALAWVLARGLVYLRDALVENTVMLLIPFAVYLAAESAHVSGVIAVVIVGLYIGHRLPSTAGFGTRILSNAVWRIVDFFLESVVFVLIGLQLWPITQELRGEDPWRLTGMALAVFAAAVLARIVWVVPSIYLPRILSRRVRRREPHAPSWQNVAIVSWAGMRGVVSLAAAFALPQGFPGRDTLVFLTFVVVIGTLLIQGLSFPALIRRLKISNEQEVYADNLAEAAAQQAAAAAGLARLETLVAEGVIDVHEEVVEQLRSRSERRALTAWERLGGGTGPEGEETPSTVYRRLRREMLAAEREVLVRLRDQGRMDDEVLHRIMQELDFEEATLERV from the coding sequence ATGAATCAGGCGTCGGTGCTGCAGATGTTGGTCGTACCGGTCATCGCGATCGCGGTGGCCGCCGTGGCCAGGCGCAGGGGATGGCCGGTGCCCCTGCTGCTGGTGTCGGCGGGGCTGGTGCTGTCGCCGCTGGTGCCGGAGTACGAACTGGACGCCGAGCTGGTCCTGCTGGTGTTCCTGCCGCCGCTGCTCTACTCCGCCGCGATCGACAGCTCCTACCTGAGGCTCAAGGCGGTGCTCAGGCCGGTCGCGCTGCTGTCGGTCGGGCTGGTGCTGTTCACCACCCTGGTCATCGGCTGGGTCGTCCACCTGCTCATGCCCGGTCTGCCGATGGCCGCCGCGTTCGCGCTGGGCGCGATCGTGGCGCCGCCCGACGCGGTCGCCGCGGTCGCGGTGGCCCGCAGGCTCGGGCTGCCCCGCAAGGTGGTCACCATCCTGGTGGGGGAGAGCCTGTTCAACGACGCCACCGCGCTCACCGCCTACCGGGTGGCCATCGCCGCCGCGGTGGGGGCCGGGGTCACCTGGCTGGACGCGGCCGGCAAGCTGCTCTACTCGGCGGTGGGCGGCGTCGTCGTCGGCGTCGCGCTCGCGTGGGTCCTGGCCCGGGGGCTGGTATACCTGCGGGACGCGCTGGTCGAGAACACCGTCATGCTGCTCATCCCGTTCGCGGTCTACCTGGCGGCCGAGAGCGCGCACGTCTCCGGTGTGATCGCCGTGGTGATCGTCGGCCTCTACATCGGCCACCGGCTGCCGTCCACCGCGGGGTTCGGCACCCGGATCCTGTCCAACGCCGTCTGGCGGATCGTGGACTTCTTCCTGGAGTCGGTGGTCTTCGTGCTGATCGGCCTGCAGCTGTGGCCGATCACGCAGGAGCTACGGGGCGAGGATCCGTGGCGGCTCACCGGGATGGCGCTGGCCGTCTTCGCCGCCGCGGTGCTCGCCCGGATCGTCTGGGTCGTGCCCAGCATCTACCTGCCCAGGATCCTGTCCAGGAGAGTCCGCCGGCGGGAGCCCCACGCGCCGTCCTGGCAGAACGTGGCCATCGTGAGCTGGGCGGGCATGCGCGGGGTGGTCTCCCTGGCCGCGGCCTTCGCCCTGCCGCAGGGCTTCCCCGGCCGCGACACGCTGGTCTTCCTCACCTTCGTGGTGGTGATCGGCACGCTGCTGATCCAGGGGCTGTCGTTCCCGGCGCTCATCCGGCGGCTGAAGATCTCCAACGAGCAGGAGGTCTACGCCGACAACCTCGCCGAGGCCGCCGCCCAGCAGGCGGCGGCCGCCGCCGGGCTGGCCCGGCTGGAGACGCTGGTGGCCGAGGGCGTCATCGACGTCCACGAAGAGGTGGTGGAGCAGCTCAGGTCACGGTCCGAACGCCGGGCGCTCACCGCCTGGGAGCGCCTGGGCGGCGGCACCGGCCCAGAGGGGGAGGAGACGCCGAGCACCGTCTACCGGCGGCTGCGCAGGGAGATGCTGGCGGCCGAGCGCGAGGTGCTCGTACGGCTCCGCGACCAGGGGCGGATGGACGACGAGGTGCTCCACCGGATCATGCAGGAGCTCGACTTCGAGGAGGCCACCCTCGAACGCGTCTAG
- a CDS encoding ubiquitin carboxyl-terminal hydrolase 14, which produces MLTCEHIAEAQNQPPRTPEGCEECLSVGMRWVHLRECLSCGHVGCCDSSPGKHATAHYKESGHPVVASFEPGEDWRWCYVDNVIG; this is translated from the coding sequence ATGCTTACCTGCGAGCACATCGCCGAGGCCCAGAACCAGCCCCCGCGCACACCTGAGGGATGCGAGGAGTGCCTCAGCGTCGGCATGCGCTGGGTCCACCTGCGCGAGTGCCTTTCGTGCGGGCATGTCGGCTGCTGCGATTCCTCACCCGGCAAGCACGCCACCGCCCACTACAAGGAGAGCGGCCACCCGGTCGTGGCCTCCTTCGAGCCGGGCGAGGACTGGCGGTGGTGCTACGTCGACAACGTCATCGGCTAG
- a CDS encoding YidH family protein, with the protein MDSPGNEPDPRFTLANERTFLTWLSTSLALSAGGVAMAAVSEEVFVPWMRTLLALTLVCLSAMSAAMAYPRWRRVQRALRSAAPLPPPAIAPLLGYGVAAVAVLAMILILLGR; encoded by the coding sequence ATGGACAGCCCTGGCAACGAACCCGACCCCCGATTCACCCTCGCGAACGAACGCACCTTCCTGACCTGGCTGAGCACGTCGCTCGCGCTGAGCGCGGGCGGCGTCGCCATGGCCGCGGTCTCCGAGGAGGTCTTCGTGCCCTGGATGCGGACCCTGCTCGCGCTCACCCTGGTGTGCCTGTCGGCGATGTCGGCCGCGATGGCCTACCCCCGCTGGCGCCGGGTCCAGCGCGCCCTGCGCAGCGCCGCCCCGCTCCCGCCCCCCGCCATCGCCCCCCTGCTGGGATACGGCGTGGCGGCCGTGGCCGTGCTCGCCATGATCCTCATCCTGTTGGGCCGATGA
- a CDS encoding DUF202 domain-containing protein: MSPLWDEGLQNERTRLAWVRTAAVLAVSGLGAAGTGLRIGVPPVIVAPFALAALCGALLLARTGVRYQRVQRALHGGAPLDERADAVIAWLGTLAVAAGAVLFVLVR; encoded by the coding sequence ATGAGTCCCCTGTGGGATGAGGGCCTGCAGAACGAGCGGACCCGGCTGGCCTGGGTCCGGACCGCCGCCGTGCTCGCCGTCAGCGGGCTGGGCGCCGCCGGGACCGGGCTGCGCATCGGCGTCCCCCCGGTGATCGTCGCCCCCTTCGCGCTGGCTGCCCTGTGCGGCGCGCTCCTGCTGGCCCGCACCGGCGTCCGCTACCAGCGCGTGCAGCGCGCCCTGCACGGAGGCGCCCCCCTCGACGAGCGGGCCGACGCCGTCATCGCCTGGCTCGGCACCCTGGCCGTCGCCGCCGGGGCCGTCCTCTTCGTGCTCGTCCGCTAG
- a CDS encoding ferritin-like domain-containing protein yields the protein MSTHDLYTIPAELSTWDVEAAGAARFTWEYDDGRDHMLALYQKGKDKQWDSVKRIDWSIEVDPYNVLGIPDNTIAIHGTPLWDRMDAKQRQDVRLHGAAWQFSQFLHGEQGAMICSARIVESVPELDSKFYAATQTMDEARHAETYARFLQEKVGLAYPINEHLKALLDSTLSDSRWDMPYLGMQVLIEGLALAAFGVMRDITTKPLPKQILAYVMQDEARHVAFGRMALRDYYRQLTEAELREREDFVIEGCYLMRDRLRGRETWETIGLNKAEVAEAMEAVDRSEYLKLFRSLLFSRIVPCVKDIGLWSPRLQAAYADMGVLDMAGQSLDALMRQDEDIAEKLDAERFAAEEAERHAEVAETVALGAES from the coding sequence ATGTCGACTCACGATCTCTACACGATCCCGGCCGAGCTCTCCACGTGGGATGTCGAGGCGGCCGGAGCCGCCCGCTTCACGTGGGAGTACGACGACGGCAGGGACCACATGCTCGCCCTGTACCAGAAGGGCAAGGACAAGCAGTGGGACTCCGTCAAGCGCATCGACTGGAGCATCGAGGTCGATCCGTACAACGTGCTCGGCATCCCGGACAACACCATCGCGATCCACGGCACGCCGCTGTGGGACCGGATGGACGCCAAGCAGCGGCAGGACGTCCGCCTGCACGGCGCGGCCTGGCAGTTCTCCCAGTTCCTGCACGGCGAGCAGGGCGCGATGATCTGCTCCGCCCGGATCGTCGAGTCGGTCCCCGAGCTCGACTCCAAGTTCTACGCCGCCACGCAGACCATGGACGAGGCCCGGCACGCCGAGACCTACGCCCGCTTCCTGCAGGAGAAGGTCGGCCTCGCCTACCCCATCAACGAGCATCTCAAGGCCCTGCTGGACAGCACCCTGAGCGACTCCCGCTGGGACATGCCCTATCTCGGCATGCAGGTGCTCATCGAGGGCCTGGCCCTGGCCGCCTTCGGGGTGATGCGCGACATCACCACCAAGCCGCTGCCCAAGCAGATCCTCGCCTACGTGATGCAGGACGAGGCCCGGCACGTGGCCTTCGGCCGGATGGCGCTGCGCGACTACTACAGGCAGCTCACCGAGGCCGAGCTGCGCGAGCGCGAGGACTTCGTCATCGAGGGCTGCTACCTGATGCGCGACCGGCTGCGCGGCCGGGAGACGTGGGAGACCATCGGCCTGAACAAGGCGGAGGTGGCCGAGGCCATGGAGGCCGTCGACCGCTCGGAGTACCTCAAGCTGTTCCGCTCCCTGCTGTTCAGCCGGATCGTCCCGTGCGTGAAGGACATCGGCCTGTGGAGCCCCCGCCTCCAGGCGGCCTACGCCGACATGGGGGTCCTGGACATGGCCGGCCAGAGCCTGGACGCGCTGATGAGGCAGGACGAGGACATCGCCGAGAAGCTGGACGCCGAGCGCTTCGCCGCCGAGGAGGCCGAGCGCCACGCCGAGGTCGCCGAGACCGTGGCCCTGGGCGCGGAGTCCTAG
- a CDS encoding TetR/AcrR family transcriptional regulator C-terminal domain-containing protein, producing MPAEPLSRPRIVAAAIALIEREGADAVSMRRIAAELGVGVMSLYNHVPNKSALLDAVAETVLSQIEFVDDPGADWTDRVRMQALAFRQIAHHYPRCTMVVVSRQLQSTAGLLPVERALATLRSAGFGGHEAVRILRVFIAYIVGSLLREVGVTPTFAPVHRSDIAVESVDPLLFPQVSGLAPMLADCDHESEFEFGLELLIQAIAVQLKR from the coding sequence ATGCCTGCAGAGCCGCTGTCCCGTCCGCGGATCGTCGCCGCGGCCATCGCCCTGATCGAGCGCGAGGGAGCCGACGCGGTGTCCATGCGCAGGATCGCCGCGGAGCTGGGCGTGGGCGTGATGTCGCTCTACAACCACGTGCCCAACAAGTCGGCGCTGCTCGACGCGGTGGCCGAGACCGTGCTCTCGCAGATCGAGTTCGTCGACGACCCGGGCGCCGACTGGACCGACCGGGTGCGCATGCAGGCGCTCGCCTTCCGGCAGATCGCCCATCACTACCCCCGCTGCACGATGGTGGTGGTCAGCCGTCAGCTCCAGTCGACCGCCGGGCTGCTGCCGGTGGAGCGGGCGCTCGCCACGCTGCGCAGCGCCGGGTTCGGCGGCCACGAGGCGGTCCGCATCCTGCGGGTGTTCATCGCCTACATCGTGGGCTCGCTGCTGCGGGAGGTCGGGGTGACCCCGACGTTCGCCCCGGTCCACCGCTCCGACATCGCGGTCGAGAGCGTCGATCCCCTGCTGTTCCCCCAGGTGAGCGGGCTGGCCCCGATGCTGGCCGACTGTGACCACGAGTCGGAGTTCGAGTTCGGCCTGGAGCTGCTGATCCAGGCGATAGCCGTACAGCTCAAAAGGTGA
- a CDS encoding lytic transglycosylase domain-containing protein: MLATSAIIGSAAVGRAEEITGIAEPAWNTPVRTVHQGVWFTQARPKVVLTTRTSRSRNKAIAFRLVSRRMWSHSQFRCLDSLWTRESNWNHQAHNPYSGAYGIPQALPGSKMRGSGGDWRSNPATQISWGLRYIKSRYGSPCGAWGHFQSSNWY; the protein is encoded by the coding sequence GTGCTCGCCACCTCGGCCATCATCGGATCCGCGGCGGTCGGGCGGGCCGAGGAGATCACCGGAATCGCGGAACCGGCCTGGAACACGCCGGTCAGAACGGTTCACCAGGGCGTCTGGTTCACCCAGGCCCGGCCCAAGGTCGTATTGACCACCAGGACCAGCAGGAGCAGGAACAAGGCGATCGCCTTCCGCCTCGTCTCCCGCCGCATGTGGTCCCACAGCCAGTTCCGCTGTCTGGACAGTCTCTGGACCAGGGAGAGCAACTGGAACCATCAGGCGCACAACCCGTACTCGGGAGCCTATGGCATCCCCCAGGCACTGCCGGGCTCGAAGATGCGCGGCAGCGGCGGGGACTGGCGCTCGAACCCGGCCACACAGATCAGCTGGGGGCTGCGCTACATCAAGAGCCGCTACGGGTCTCCGTGCGGCGCATGGGGTCACTTCCAGTCCAGCAACTGGTATTGA
- a CDS encoding lytic transglycosylase domain-containing protein, with the protein MPTLRRTGVLLITTALAVSTTATVAQASSASSSAAAARQGNRAIAAPMVSARGWAKGQFGCLSRLWTRESNWDHRARNRSSGAYGIPQALPGGKMASAGSDWRTNPKTQIKWGLTYIKKRYGSPCGAWAHFQSRGWY; encoded by the coding sequence ATGCCGACGCTACGCCGTACCGGCGTGCTGCTGATCACTACGGCGCTCGCCGTCAGCACCACCGCCACGGTCGCCCAGGCATCCTCCGCCTCCTCCTCGGCCGCCGCCGCACGACAGGGCAACAGAGCCATCGCCGCGCCCATGGTCTCCGCGCGGGGCTGGGCGAAGGGCCAGTTCGGCTGCCTCAGCCGGCTCTGGACCCGGGAGAGCAACTGGGACCACCGGGCACGCAACCGCTCCTCCGGCGCCTACGGCATCCCCCAGGCGCTGCCCGGCGGGAAGATGGCCAGCGCCGGCAGCGACTGGCGCACCAACCCCAAGACACAGATCAAATGGGGGCTGACCTACATCAAGAAGCGCTACGGCTCACCGTGCGGAGCGTGGGCGCATTTCCAGTCACGCGGCTGGTACTAG
- a CDS encoding glutathione peroxidase yields the protein MSIRDISVSTLAGTPTTLAELAGDRAVLIVNVASRCGLTPQYAGLVQLQRDYADRGLTVVGVPCNQFMGQEPGSAEEIQEFCSTTYGVDFPLLAKTDVNGDGRHPLYAALTQAADADGQAGDVQWNFEKFLVSREGEVLARFRPAVEPGDPAVIEAIEKSL from the coding sequence ATGAGCATCCGTGATATCTCCGTGAGCACCCTCGCCGGCACCCCCACCACGCTGGCCGAGCTGGCCGGCGACAGGGCCGTCCTCATCGTGAACGTCGCCTCCAGGTGCGGCCTCACCCCGCAGTACGCGGGTCTGGTCCAGCTCCAGCGCGACTACGCGGACCGGGGTCTCACCGTCGTGGGCGTGCCGTGCAACCAGTTCATGGGCCAGGAGCCGGGCAGCGCCGAGGAGATCCAGGAGTTCTGTTCCACCACCTACGGTGTGGACTTCCCGCTGCTGGCCAAGACGGACGTCAACGGTGACGGCCGGCACCCCCTCTACGCCGCGCTCACCCAGGCCGCCGACGCCGACGGCCAGGCCGGCGACGTCCAGTGGAACTTCGAGAAGTTCCTGGTCTCGCGCGAGGGGGAGGTGCTGGCCCGGTTCCGCCCGGCGGTCGAGCCCGGCGACCCCGCCGTCATCGAGGCGATCGAGAAGTCCCTCTAG
- a CDS encoding LacI family DNA-binding transcriptional regulator, whose translation MSMRRTTIKDVAEAAGVGVATVSRVLSGGSASPETRERVLTVAAQLDYRPSALGRNLRQQRSGGIGLLLPDITDTFYGRLADGVLACARSAGEPVILGTTGDDAEREAELIGMLLEQGVDRAIAVPAGDGESWAPTLRAGLTTVFAHRVAAGRDDVPAVLADDRAGVRTAVDYLTGLGHRRIAYLGGPGQQQRRSVFRQALGALVDEDLIVSARGSRDSAYAAAAGLFQRRPDLTAVLAGGNLLGEAAVLAARELDLRVPRDLSLIMFDDVPWAELCSPPLTVIAQPAQDIGYRAAELVLRAGGRRPRSVLLPTELIVRGSCAPRGTSRSPR comes from the coding sequence ATGAGCATGCGCCGTACGACCATCAAGGATGTCGCCGAGGCGGCGGGGGTCGGAGTCGCCACGGTGTCGCGGGTCCTGTCCGGCGGATCGGCGAGTCCGGAGACCAGGGAGCGGGTGCTGACCGTCGCCGCCCAGCTCGACTACCGGCCCAGCGCGCTCGGCCGCAACCTGCGCCAGCAGCGCTCGGGCGGGATCGGGCTGCTGCTGCCCGACATCACCGACACCTTCTACGGCCGGCTGGCCGACGGCGTGCTCGCCTGCGCGCGCTCGGCGGGCGAGCCGGTGATCCTGGGGACCACCGGCGACGACGCCGAGCGCGAGGCCGAGCTGATCGGCATGCTGCTGGAGCAGGGGGTGGACCGGGCGATCGCGGTCCCCGCCGGCGACGGGGAGAGCTGGGCGCCGACCCTGCGGGCCGGGCTCACCACGGTCTTCGCCCACCGGGTCGCGGCCGGGCGCGACGACGTGCCGGCGGTCCTGGCCGACGACCGCGCGGGCGTGCGGACCGCGGTGGACTACCTGACGGGGCTGGGCCACCGCCGCATCGCCTATCTCGGCGGCCCCGGGCAGCAGCAGCGCCGGTCCGTCTTCCGCCAGGCCCTGGGCGCTCTCGTGGACGAGGATCTCATCGTCTCCGCGCGGGGCAGCCGCGACTCCGCCTACGCGGCCGCCGCCGGGCTCTTCCAGCGCCGGCCCGACCTGACGGCCGTGCTGGCCGGGGGCAACCTGCTGGGCGAGGCGGCCGTGCTCGCCGCCCGGGAGCTGGACCTGCGGGTGCCCAGAGACCTGTCACTGATCATGTTCGATGACGTGCCCTGGGCCGAGCTGTGCTCCCCGCCGCTGACCGTGATCGCCCAGCCGGCGCAGGACATCGGCTACCGCGCGGCCGAGCTGGTGCTGCGCGCGGGCGGACGGCGCCCGCGCAGCGTGCTGCTGCCCACCGAGCTGATCGTCAGGGGCAGCTGCGCCCCTAGAGGGACTTCTCGATCGCCTCGATGA
- a CDS encoding ABC transporter ATP-binding protein, translating into MASIVLSNVDKIYAGGVKAVNGLNLEIKDGEFMVLVGPSGCGKSTALRMIAGLEDISGGEIAIGDRVVNHLPPKDRDIAMVFQNYALYPHMTVEENLAFGLKLRKMPKAEISKRVNEAAKMLGLEQYLKRKPAALSGGQRQRVAMGRAIVREPQAFLMDEPLSNLDAKLRVSMRASLNTLHERLGVTTVYVTHDQVEAMTLGDRVCVLRDGLLQQVDTPQNLFDNPVNLFVAGFMGSPSMNFVNAELVRGDGGAYVSFAGFKLPVPAETFTEKPGLDQHFGKKLILGIRPSDFDDAVAANGSAGGWTRLQVRAEVTEELGSEINVLFLIDAPPVQHQDTVAAADAGDDEEAALPLVGDKSLWTARVNSRSHVRPGQNIELVVDTHNLHFFDPVSGLAIGHPANARV; encoded by the coding sequence ATGGCATCCATCGTTCTCAGCAACGTCGACAAGATCTACGCGGGCGGCGTAAAAGCCGTGAACGGCCTCAACCTTGAGATCAAGGACGGCGAGTTCATGGTGCTGGTCGGTCCGTCCGGCTGTGGCAAGTCCACCGCCCTGCGTATGATCGCCGGCCTTGAGGACATCAGCGGCGGCGAGATCGCCATCGGCGACCGGGTGGTCAACCACCTGCCTCCGAAGGACCGCGACATCGCCATGGTCTTCCAGAACTACGCGCTCTACCCGCACATGACCGTCGAGGAGAACCTCGCCTTCGGTCTGAAGCTCCGCAAGATGCCCAAGGCCGAGATCTCCAAGCGGGTCAACGAGGCCGCCAAGATGCTCGGTCTCGAGCAGTACCTCAAGCGCAAGCCGGCCGCCCTCTCCGGTGGTCAGCGCCAGCGTGTCGCGATGGGCCGCGCCATCGTCCGTGAACCGCAGGCCTTCCTCATGGACGAGCCGCTGTCCAACCTGGACGCCAAGCTCCGCGTCTCCATGCGCGCCTCCCTCAACACCCTGCACGAGCGCCTCGGCGTGACCACGGTCTACGTCACCCACGACCAGGTCGAGGCCATGACCCTCGGCGACCGCGTCTGCGTCCTGCGTGACGGTCTGCTCCAGCAGGTCGACACCCCGCAGAACCTCTTCGACAACCCGGTCAACCTCTTCGTCGCGGGCTTCATGGGCTCCCCGTCGATGAACTTCGTCAACGCCGAGCTGGTGCGCGGCGACGGCGGCGCCTACGTGTCCTTCGCCGGCTTCAAGCTGCCGGTGCCGGCCGAGACCTTCACCGAGAAGCCCGGCCTCGACCAGCACTTCGGCAAGAAGCTCATCCTGGGCATCCGCCCCTCCGACTTCGACGACGCCGTCGCCGCCAACGGCTCCGCCGGCGGCTGGACCCGCCTGCAGGTCCGCGCGGAGGTCACCGAGGAGCTGGGCTCCGAGATCAACGTCCTCTTCCTGATCGACGCCCCGCCCGTCCAGCACCAGGACACCGTCGCCGCCGCCGACGCCGGGGACGACGAGGAGGCGGCGCTCCCGCTGGTCGGCGACAAGTCGCTGTGGACCGCCCGCGTCAACTCCCGCAGCCACGTCCGTCCCGGCCAGAACATCGAGCTGGTCGTCGACACCCACAACCTGCACTTCTTCGACCCGGTCTCGGGTCTGGCGATCGGCCACCCGGCCAACGCCCGCGTCTGA